A window of the Streptomyces griseochromogenes genome harbors these coding sequences:
- a CDS encoding chaplin: protein MRRATRNGVIAVVAASGAMAVAMPVCAASAADGAAADGSAAGSPGLISGNTIQLPVNVPVNVCGNTVDVVGLLNPAAGNACENGAAGGGSAKSGGASAKGSTQDSPGVLSGNGIQLPVHLPVNVSGNSVNVVGVGNPAVGNHSANTADPTPAPPPAPVRARPLPRAPHPARHPSVATLAHTGTDLTAPAVAGGAALILTGAVLYRRFHPGRDR from the coding sequence ATGAGACGGGCTACCCGAAACGGTGTGATCGCCGTAGTCGCCGCCTCCGGCGCGATGGCCGTGGCGATGCCGGTGTGTGCCGCCTCCGCGGCCGACGGGGCCGCCGCCGACGGCTCGGCGGCCGGCTCGCCCGGGCTGATCTCCGGCAACACCATCCAGCTGCCGGTGAACGTACCGGTGAACGTGTGCGGCAACACGGTCGACGTGGTCGGGCTGCTCAACCCCGCCGCCGGCAACGCATGCGAGAACGGCGCCGCCGGCGGCGGCTCTGCCAAGTCCGGCGGCGCCTCGGCGAAAGGCAGCACGCAGGACTCGCCCGGCGTGCTCTCCGGCAACGGCATCCAGCTGCCCGTGCATCTGCCGGTGAACGTCAGCGGCAACAGCGTGAACGTGGTCGGCGTGGGCAACCCGGCCGTCGGCAACCACTCCGCCAACACCGCCGACCCCACTCCCGCGCCGCCGCCGGCCCCCGTCAGGGCCCGCCCCCTCCCGCGCGCCCCGCACCCCGCCCGGCACCCGTCCGTGGCCACCCTGGCCCACACCGGAACGGACCTGACCGCCCCCGCGGTGGCCGGCGGCGCAGCCCTGATCCTCACCGGCGCGGTCCTCTACCGCCGCTTCCACCCCGGCCGGGACCGCTGA
- a CDS encoding DUF4232 domain-containing protein: MRTRAATVAPAVLAAAATLLLAAPQSQAAAAHTKPARCAEKALVLRAKATADPSVVRLGVTNRSSHACVVDRVPTVTFAGLDGAALPVPRADRGTYALGAGRTGYATLRTIADPADPEARRADAITLAASASQWGRAFSAAQLGTGTEVRVWEPVTTWWQPTAAAADRALGVS; this comes from the coding sequence ATGCGCACCCGCGCCGCCACCGTCGCACCCGCCGTCCTCGCCGCCGCCGCGACCCTGCTGCTGGCCGCGCCGCAGAGCCAGGCGGCCGCGGCGCACACCAAGCCCGCCCGCTGCGCGGAAAAGGCGCTCGTCCTGCGGGCGAAGGCCACCGCCGATCCGTCCGTGGTGCGCCTCGGCGTGACCAACCGGAGCAGCCACGCCTGTGTCGTCGACCGGGTGCCCACGGTCACCTTCGCCGGCCTGGACGGTGCCGCGCTGCCGGTGCCCCGGGCCGACCGCGGCACCTACGCGCTCGGGGCGGGCCGCACCGGCTACGCGACCCTGCGCACCATCGCCGACCCGGCGGACCCCGAGGCCCGCCGGGCGGACGCGATCACGCTGGCCGCCTCGGCCTCCCAGTGGGGCCGCGCCTTCAGCGCGGCGCAGCTCGGCACCGGGACCGAGGTCCGGGTGTGGGAGCCGGTGACGACCTGGTGGCAGCCGACTGCGGCGGCCGCGGACCGGGCCCTCGGCGTCAGCTGA
- a CDS encoding trypsin-like peptidase domain-containing protein, with product MSGLRAERAAEVIVTRPDGTRLRGSGYLVATGLVLTAAHVVRGAKAVTVRFNPDQDDEWSAPAQARWFGPGRTDAALLDIGPGPHSSPTREVDPVSFGAPGSDNAVLTCSAVGFPRFKLRQWPDGSVARDVCHAWGHVPVLSNLRSGTLEFRVPPPERTERGSPWEGMSGAAVWAEGRVIGIVVEHHRAEGPGTLTVSRADTWAGRGDGPGGELLRRAGLGIPPEPVGAAAGDLRVAEGYRAQARSVAPPELLDREREFEEVLRFCAGPGGYQWWQAPPWHGKTAFTAWLAAHPPSGVAVAAFFITRRDTGQCDSEAFAQAMSAQLAAVAGESPVQGIAPGTHAREWHRLLEAAARRQRRHRRLLVIVDGLDEDLSQTASPRRPSIASLLPRHLPEGVFVLVTSRPRPGLPADLPGDHPLRHCEPRPLAPSPHATRLRYEAEYELGELLAGDSAERQVIGLLAAAGEGLSRAELCALTGMPAHRLDRLTSGPLGRSLAERTFPVFLGESPHVRTALVFAHDTLLTTALRLLDDELPALREHIHRWADTHRDRGWPPDTAHFLLSGYGRMVLTEADPGRVARVIADPVRHDRMASRLLGDGPGLRESSAARRLIAQDASEDALRAAVLLAAAHDRLRGRAPDGDGELALLRARLGQNDRAQALAEAMPEGEAKCFTLIRLADHLAESEPRRAVTLAGAAMTLVHAASPSSYRSVPAIAAVRAGGVLMRLGSPEAAPALRTALGMVAADRAARRERTAEDGASGWTNEVLVSAAESFGAAGDLDGVCTVWSTGHDAEGRATALLRALASFARHGHRFPTDHLTDGPGDAPGWPDAVRAAWPAALAGVGADEDAWQAVHEVAEGRRDPVLVAMSEAFAEAGDLAQALRAARTVTGPGARRRALLDLAPRASNAQDGLRLIEEACPHGHTTAAPSADWPCGGACAALRVRALGTLDRWDEALAVSALAHSMRFRQEVRRQTLTALALRGRWRQAQDLLARYRAEDEPEHWIRAAVSLMYTGCDTAQREAASLAEELLAAPPEPLSVEEQLRLRSIACDVLARAGRWRALATRLEPLTFLSPDGDTVLGIAEAAAESLDRHPERKAEVLDALCPVLGPDVWSAALARACARRGQWRTAVSMARDITDPVGRRTALTQVAAALVEREPRRASDLADEAERTPAFARPGPFGTATHAPLTLTGCAEALAPVLPDQALRAAHSAAQALFTTQELRGRCAVALARAGDGAAAVGVLDQLRDPDWRCRTRVALVAAAVAAGLREESRRLTMEVLGSEDKAALPECLALIAAAGFHDPDTAAGLRREAAHWAAVSVLRPADRARCLTAVLRHCPATDRTTVSVAARDLAAALDSVQSPGNALPLAARAAVALEPLDREAAARFAARALAAAAALDPVWPGEAPATAVADATTVLCRVGGLTTVWRQAGSRDSDALGDILPVLLAGTAAGTVFAAPDRAAEQAREAAGLLRGYRGRLGVHPALGRQEFILPEPVLDCLTVSAGALAALDEWPDARALLEHVRSPWQRDIAWARLARSLAADAERPEADRVVRQAADRALRQALAGDRWPDVLPLPAARHPDTLAGACALTLDTAVPPPTAPGQGRGVTVHPVGPSFSASSVPSGP from the coding sequence ATGTCGGGACTGCGCGCGGAGCGTGCCGCCGAAGTCATCGTCACCCGCCCGGACGGCACTCGGCTGCGGGGGTCCGGATATCTCGTGGCGACCGGTCTGGTGCTCACGGCCGCGCACGTGGTGAGGGGCGCGAAGGCGGTCACCGTGCGCTTCAACCCGGACCAGGACGACGAATGGAGCGCCCCCGCACAGGCCCGCTGGTTCGGACCCGGCCGGACGGACGCCGCTCTGCTCGACATCGGCCCCGGCCCGCACTCCTCGCCGACCCGAGAGGTCGACCCCGTGTCGTTCGGCGCGCCGGGATCCGACAACGCGGTGCTGACCTGCAGCGCCGTGGGATTTCCACGGTTCAAGCTGCGCCAGTGGCCCGACGGATCGGTCGCCCGCGACGTCTGCCATGCGTGGGGGCATGTCCCGGTGCTGTCCAACCTCCGCAGCGGCACACTGGAGTTCAGGGTTCCCCCTCCCGAACGCACCGAGCGGGGCTCACCCTGGGAAGGCATGTCCGGCGCCGCCGTCTGGGCCGAGGGCCGCGTCATCGGCATCGTCGTGGAACACCACCGCGCGGAGGGGCCGGGGACGCTGACGGTCAGTCGCGCCGACACCTGGGCGGGAAGGGGCGACGGGCCGGGCGGTGAGCTGCTGCGGCGGGCGGGCCTCGGCATCCCTCCGGAGCCGGTCGGGGCCGCGGCCGGGGACCTCCGCGTGGCCGAGGGCTATCGGGCGCAGGCCCGGTCCGTCGCACCGCCCGAACTGCTGGACCGGGAGCGGGAGTTCGAGGAGGTGCTGCGGTTCTGCGCGGGGCCGGGGGGCTACCAGTGGTGGCAGGCGCCGCCCTGGCACGGCAAGACGGCATTCACCGCCTGGCTCGCCGCACATCCGCCCTCCGGAGTGGCCGTGGCCGCCTTCTTCATCACGCGCCGCGACACCGGTCAGTGCGACAGCGAGGCCTTCGCCCAGGCGATGTCCGCCCAACTGGCAGCCGTCGCAGGCGAATCCCCGGTTCAGGGCATCGCACCCGGCACGCACGCGCGGGAGTGGCACCGGCTGCTGGAGGCCGCCGCCCGCCGGCAGCGCCGGCACAGACGGCTGCTGGTGATCGTGGACGGTTTGGACGAGGACCTGTCACAGACCGCGTCCCCGCGGCGGCCCAGCATCGCATCACTGTTACCCCGTCACCTCCCGGAGGGCGTCTTCGTCCTGGTCACCAGCCGCCCGCGGCCGGGACTGCCCGCCGACCTGCCCGGCGACCACCCGTTGCGGCACTGTGAGCCGCGCCCGCTCGCCCCTTCGCCGCACGCCACCCGGCTGCGGTACGAGGCGGAGTACGAACTCGGGGAACTGCTCGCGGGGGACTCGGCCGAGCGGCAGGTGATCGGGCTGCTCGCCGCGGCTGGCGAGGGTCTGAGCCGTGCCGAGCTGTGCGCACTGACCGGCATGCCGGCCCACCGGCTCGACCGGCTGACGAGCGGCCCGCTCGGCCGCAGTCTCGCCGAGCGCACATTTCCCGTCTTCCTCGGCGAGAGCCCACACGTCCGTACCGCGCTCGTCTTCGCGCACGACACCCTGCTCACCACCGCACTGCGGCTGCTGGACGACGAACTGCCCGCACTGCGGGAGCACATCCACCGCTGGGCCGACACCCACCGGGACCGCGGCTGGCCGCCCGACACCGCCCACTTCCTGCTCAGCGGGTACGGCCGCATGGTCCTGACCGAAGCCGACCCGGGGCGTGTCGCCCGGGTGATCGCCGACCCGGTACGGCACGACCGGATGGCGTCGCGGCTGCTCGGTGACGGCCCCGGGCTGCGGGAGTCGAGCGCCGCTCGGCGCCTGATCGCACAGGACGCCTCCGAGGACGCGCTGCGGGCCGCCGTCCTGCTGGCCGCGGCGCACGACCGGCTGCGGGGGCGCGCCCCGGACGGCGACGGGGAACTGGCGTTGCTGCGCGCCCGGCTGGGGCAGAACGATCGTGCGCAGGCGCTCGCCGAGGCGATGCCGGAGGGCGAGGCGAAGTGCTTCACCCTGATCCGGCTCGCGGACCACCTCGCCGAGTCCGAGCCACGGCGGGCGGTGACGCTGGCGGGTGCGGCGATGACACTCGTGCACGCCGCGTCGCCCTCCTCCTACCGGTCGGTGCCCGCCATCGCCGCCGTACGCGCGGGTGGGGTGCTGATGCGGCTGGGCAGCCCGGAGGCCGCACCCGCTCTGCGCACGGCGCTCGGCATGGTGGCCGCCGACCGCGCGGCCCGGCGCGAGCGAACGGCCGAAGACGGCGCCTCCGGGTGGACGAATGAGGTGCTCGTCTCAGCGGCCGAGTCCTTCGGTGCCGCCGGTGACCTGGACGGCGTGTGTACCGTCTGGTCCACCGGCCACGATGCCGAGGGGCGGGCGACGGCCCTGCTCCGTGCCCTCGCCTCGTTCGCGCGGCACGGCCATCGCTTCCCCACGGACCACCTGACGGACGGTCCGGGCGACGCGCCCGGCTGGCCGGACGCCGTGCGCGCCGCATGGCCGGCCGCCCTGGCCGGGGTGGGCGCGGACGAGGATGCCTGGCAGGCCGTGCATGAGGTGGCCGAGGGGCGCCGGGACCCCGTGCTCGTCGCGATGAGTGAGGCCTTCGCCGAGGCCGGTGATCTCGCGCAGGCCCTGCGCGCCGCGCGCACCGTCACCGGCCCCGGAGCCCGGCGGCGGGCTCTCCTGGACCTGGCTCCGCGTGCCTCGAACGCGCAGGACGGGCTGCGTCTGATCGAAGAGGCATGCCCGCACGGTCATACCACCGCCGCGCCGTCGGCCGACTGGCCGTGCGGTGGAGCGTGCGCGGCCCTGCGCGTGCGGGCGCTGGGCACCTTGGACCGCTGGGACGAGGCGCTTGCCGTGTCCGCGCTGGCTCACTCCATGCGCTTCCGCCAGGAGGTACGCCGGCAGACGCTCACCGCTCTGGCCCTGCGCGGCCGCTGGCGACAGGCACAGGATCTGCTGGCACGCTACCGGGCCGAGGACGAGCCGGAGCACTGGATCCGCGCCGCGGTCTCCCTCATGTACACGGGATGCGACACCGCCCAGCGGGAGGCCGCGTCGCTGGCGGAGGAACTGCTGGCCGCGCCACCGGAACCGCTGAGCGTGGAGGAACAGCTGCGGCTCCGCTCGATCGCATGCGACGTGCTCGCCCGGGCCGGTCGCTGGCGGGCCCTGGCCACCCGTCTGGAGCCCCTCACGTTTCTGTCTCCCGACGGCGACACGGTGCTCGGCATCGCCGAGGCGGCCGCCGAGTCGCTGGATCGGCACCCCGAGCGGAAGGCTGAGGTGCTGGACGCGCTCTGTCCCGTCCTGGGCCCGGACGTCTGGTCCGCGGCACTCGCCCGGGCCTGCGCCCGGCGGGGCCAGTGGCGTACGGCGGTCTCGATGGCCCGGGACATCACGGATCCCGTGGGCCGACGCACGGCACTCACCCAGGTGGCCGCGGCCCTCGTCGAGCGTGAACCACGACGCGCGAGCGACCTGGCGGACGAGGCCGAGCGCACCCCGGCGTTCGCGCGCCCCGGCCCGTTCGGAACCGCCACCCACGCACCGCTCACCCTCACCGGCTGTGCAGAGGCGCTGGCCCCCGTCCTTCCGGACCAGGCGCTGCGAGCGGCCCACTCCGCCGCCCAGGCTCTCTTCACCACGCAGGAGCTGCGGGGGCGGTGCGCCGTGGCGCTGGCCCGCGCGGGCGACGGTGCCGCCGCCGTCGGCGTGCTGGACCAGCTGCGCGATCCCGATTGGCGGTGCCGGACACGGGTGGCACTGGTCGCCGCCGCGGTCGCGGCCGGGCTACGGGAGGAGTCCCGGCGCCTCACCATGGAGGTGCTCGGCTCGGAGGACAAAGCCGCGCTTCCCGAATGTCTCGCGCTCATCGCGGCGGCCGGCTTCCACGACCCGGACACCGCCGCCGGACTCAGGCGGGAAGCCGCCCATTGGGCCGCCGTATCCGTGCTCCGCCCGGCCGACAGGGCGCGATGCCTGACGGCCGTACTGCGGCACTGCCCGGCCACGGACCGGACGACGGTGTCGGTAGCCGCTCGCGATCTGGCCGCCGCGCTCGACTCCGTGCAGAGTCCCGGCAACGCGCTCCCGCTGGCCGCGCGGGCCGCCGTGGCGCTGGAGCCCCTCGACCGGGAGGCCGCTGCCCGCTTCGCCGCCAGGGCCCTGGCGGCAGCGGCGGCCCTCGACCCGGTGTGGCCCGGCGAGGCCCCGGCCACGGCTGTCGCCGACGCCACCACGGTGCTGTGCCGGGTCGGCGGTCTGACGACGGTGTGGAGACAGGCCGGATCGCGTGACTCCGACGCCCTGGGCGACATCCTGCCGGTGCTGCTCGCCGGAACCGCCGCCGGGACGGTCTTCGCAGCGCCCGACCGGGCAGCGGAACAGGCCCGGGAAGCAGCGGGGCTGCTGCGCGGGTACCGAGGCCGGCTCGGCGTTCATCCTGCCCTGGGCCGACAGGAGTTCATCCTGCCGGAGCCCGTCCTCGACTGCCTGACGGTGTCCGCCGGTGCGCTGGCCGCCCTGGACGAGTGGCCCGATGCCCGAGCCCTGCTGGAGCACGTGCGCAGCCCGTGGCAGCGTGACATCGCCTGGGCACGGCTCGCGCGCTCCCTGGCGGCCGACGCCGAACGACCCGAAGCCGACCGCGTCGTCCGTCAGGCCGCCGACCGGGCACTGCGCCAGGCGTTGGCGGGCGACCGCTGGCCCGACGTACTCCCTCTGCCGGCAGCCCGGCACCCGGACACCCTCGCCGGGGCCTGTGCACTGACCCTCGACACGGCCGTGCCGCCGCCGACAGCCCCCGGCCAGGGCCGCGGGGTCACAGTTCACCCGGTGGGGCCGTCCTTCTCGGCCAGCAGCGTGCCATCGGGACCGTAG
- the asnB gene encoding asparagine synthase (glutamine-hydrolyzing) has protein sequence MCGITGWVSFDRDLTAESTTLHAMTETMACRGPDDRGTWTEGPAALGHRRLAIIDLPGGRQPMSVATPEGNVALVYSGEAYNFTELRRELIDRGHRFTTDSDTEVVLHGYLEWGESVAERLNGMYAFAVWDGRHGRLVMIRDRMGIKPFYYYPTPDGVLFGSEPKAILANPLARPRVALDGLRELFTMVKTPGHAVWDGMREVEPGTVVTVDRTGAHTRVYWRLETRAHTDDRDTTIATVRTLLDDIVRRQLVADVPRCTLLSGGLDSSAMTALAARRLAEQGEKVRSFAVDFVGQADNFVADELRGTPDTPFVHDVARLARTDHQDIVLDAQSLADPAVREKVIRARDLPTGFGDMDTSLLLLFRAIRDQSTVALSGESADEVFGGYLQFFDEDARRADTFPWLVRFGRHFGDDADVLRPDLAKTLDLEGYIADGYRTAVAAIQRLEGESDFEYRMRQICHLHLTRFVRALLDRKDRMSMAVGLEVRVPFCDHRLVEYVYNTPWSLKSFDGREKSLLREATADLLPRSVYERVKSPYPSTQDPRYARALQEQAKDLLARPTHPVFDLVDRERVREAAEREAPVSTQVARRGLERTLDLAQWLDLYSPEVTLS, from the coding sequence ATGTGCGGCATCACCGGATGGGTCTCCTTCGACCGTGACCTGACCGCCGAGTCGACCACATTGCATGCGATGACCGAGACGATGGCCTGCCGCGGCCCGGACGACCGGGGCACCTGGACCGAGGGCCCCGCGGCCCTCGGTCACCGCAGGCTCGCCATCATCGACCTTCCCGGCGGACGCCAGCCGATGTCCGTCGCCACCCCCGAGGGAAACGTCGCCCTCGTCTACTCCGGAGAGGCCTACAACTTCACCGAACTGCGCCGCGAGCTCATCGACCGCGGCCACCGGTTCACCACGGACTCCGACACCGAGGTCGTCCTGCACGGCTACCTGGAATGGGGCGAGTCCGTCGCCGAGCGGCTCAACGGCATGTACGCCTTCGCCGTGTGGGACGGCCGCCACGGCCGGCTCGTGATGATCCGCGACCGTATGGGCATCAAGCCGTTCTACTACTACCCGACCCCCGACGGCGTCCTCTTCGGCTCCGAGCCCAAGGCGATCCTCGCCAACCCGCTCGCCCGCCCCCGCGTCGCCCTGGACGGCCTGCGCGAGCTGTTCACCATGGTCAAGACCCCCGGACACGCCGTGTGGGACGGCATGCGCGAGGTCGAACCCGGCACCGTGGTCACCGTCGACCGCACGGGTGCGCACACCCGGGTCTACTGGCGCCTCGAGACCCGCGCGCACACCGACGACCGGGACACCACCATCGCCACCGTGCGCACGCTCCTCGACGACATCGTGCGCCGCCAGCTGGTCGCCGACGTCCCGCGCTGCACCCTGCTCTCCGGCGGCCTCGACTCCTCCGCCATGACCGCGCTCGCCGCCCGGCGGCTCGCCGAGCAGGGCGAGAAGGTCCGCAGCTTCGCGGTCGACTTCGTCGGCCAGGCCGACAACTTCGTCGCCGACGAACTGCGCGGCACCCCGGACACGCCCTTCGTGCACGACGTGGCCCGGCTCGCCCGCACCGACCACCAGGACATCGTCCTGGACGCCCAGTCCCTCGCCGACCCGGCCGTGCGCGAGAAGGTGATCCGCGCCCGCGACCTGCCGACCGGGTTCGGCGACATGGACACCTCGCTGCTGCTGCTCTTCCGCGCCATCCGCGACCAGTCCACCGTCGCCCTGTCCGGCGAGTCCGCCGACGAGGTCTTCGGCGGCTACCTGCAGTTCTTCGACGAGGACGCCCGCCGTGCCGACACCTTCCCCTGGCTGGTGCGCTTCGGCCGCCACTTCGGCGACGACGCCGACGTGCTGCGCCCCGACCTGGCCAAGACCCTGGACCTGGAGGGCTACATCGCCGACGGCTACCGCACGGCCGTCGCGGCCATCCAGCGTCTGGAGGGCGAGAGTGACTTCGAGTACCGGATGCGGCAGATCTGCCATCTGCACCTGACCCGCTTCGTCCGCGCCCTGCTGGACCGCAAGGACCGGATGAGCATGGCCGTCGGCCTGGAGGTCCGGGTGCCGTTCTGCGACCACCGGCTCGTGGAGTACGTCTACAACACGCCCTGGTCGCTGAAGTCCTTCGACGGCCGGGAGAAGAGCCTGCTCAGGGAGGCGACCGCGGACCTGCTGCCGCGCTCGGTGTACGAGCGGGTCAAGAGCCCGTACCCGTCCACCCAGGACCCGCGCTACGCCCGCGCCCTCCAGGAGCAGGCCAAGGATCTCCTCGCCCGGCCCACCCACCCGGTCTTCGACCTGGTCGACCGGGAGCGGGTCCGGGAGGCCGCCGAGCGCGAGGCCCCGGTCAGCACCCAGGTCGCCCGGCGCGGCCTGGAGCGCACCCTGGACCTCGCCCAGTGGCTGGACCTCTACTCCCCGGAAGTGACCCTCAGCTGA
- a CDS encoding GNAT family N-acetyltransferase, with protein MTSPAPQDLVVTQATLADWAVVGGWAAAEGWNPGLSDGPAFFAQDPEGFFIGRIDGEPVSAISVVNYGSDYAFLGFYLVRPDLRGHGHGLATWKTALAHAGDRTVGLDGVVAQQDNYRQSGFELAYRTVRFTGTAPVTAAPAGVRPAASADLAALTAYDGACTPADRPRFLAEWLTAPGHRAFVRHDGDRLTGYGVIRPGRDCLRIGPLFADAADDARALFAALTADAAGREVAIDVPEPNAAGVALAEEAGFSPSFETARMYTGPVREHARERVFGVTTLELG; from the coding sequence ATGACCTCTCCGGCCCCCCAGGACCTCGTCGTCACGCAGGCCACCCTCGCCGACTGGGCGGTGGTCGGCGGGTGGGCGGCGGCGGAGGGCTGGAATCCCGGGCTGTCCGACGGCCCGGCCTTCTTCGCCCAGGACCCCGAGGGCTTCTTCATCGGCCGGATCGACGGGGAGCCCGTATCGGCCATCTCCGTCGTCAACTACGGCTCCGACTACGCCTTCCTCGGCTTCTACCTCGTCCGTCCGGATCTGCGCGGCCACGGCCACGGCCTCGCCACGTGGAAGACCGCCCTGGCGCACGCCGGAGACCGCACCGTCGGGCTGGACGGAGTCGTCGCCCAGCAGGACAACTACCGTCAGTCGGGCTTCGAACTCGCCTACCGCACCGTCCGGTTCACCGGCACGGCACCCGTGACCGCCGCACCCGCCGGCGTCCGCCCCGCCGCATCCGCCGACCTGGCCGCCCTCACCGCCTACGACGGCGCCTGCACTCCGGCCGACCGCCCGCGCTTCCTCGCCGAGTGGCTGACCGCCCCCGGCCACCGGGCGTTCGTCCGCCACGACGGCGACCGACTCACCGGCTACGGGGTGATCCGCCCCGGTCGCGACTGTCTGCGCATCGGCCCGCTCTTCGCGGACGCCGCCGACGACGCCCGGGCCCTGTTCGCCGCGCTCACCGCCGACGCCGCCGGCCGCGAGGTGGCGATCGACGTCCCCGAACCGAACGCCGCCGGCGTCGCGCTGGCGGAAGAGGCCGGATTCAGCCCCTCGTTCGAGACGGCCCGCATGTACACCGGCCCGGTCCGCGAGCACGCCAGGGAGCGGGTGTTCGGCGTCACCACGCTGGAACTCGGCTGA
- a CDS encoding alpha/beta hydrolase: MLVKLSTRPAVRRCAGTGALALALLGAGLPAAAADRPQPDLSRFYRQKAAWAACKGADTPKDLQCATVTVPIDYAHPGAGTLDLALARYRATGPSRGSVLLNFGGPGGAGVGEFTSGGKQFMDLTNGYDVVTFDPRGVGRSSPVSCGDGQGLTVATEGSPDIGRPQALLKRLRQDADRCARHSGPVLAHIGTVNAARDMDVIRQALGDKKLNYLGFSYGTRLGAVYAAQFPHNVGRMALDGVDTLTEPLSEQGLVGAEGQQTALDDFLDWCTTDVACPFGQDTRAAGDQVLQLVRSLDENPVPTDFGGAFSGQDLVGAIGQALYSNELWPSLERALASLIEDGDTRRVLSFSSGGDFAAPVRQGGQGQGRDHKNDHKKKQDGGLVDAQDVPADNLPAALMAINCADDPDRPTATRITKDLKDLRAAYDEASPVFGRFRLTQLLMCYGRPKGTDFIRDRVKNVPSARMLLVGTRGDPATPYRWTEETARRLGPAAVVLDNKGEGHTGYSSSKCVHRKIDDFLLYGSLPPSGSSCPADRDAWSSTANTSNW, from the coding sequence ATGCTGGTCAAGCTGTCCACACGGCCCGCCGTACGACGCTGCGCGGGCACCGGGGCGCTCGCCCTGGCACTGCTCGGGGCCGGGCTGCCCGCGGCCGCGGCCGACCGGCCGCAGCCCGACCTGTCCCGCTTCTACCGCCAGAAGGCGGCATGGGCGGCCTGCAAGGGCGCGGACACACCCAAGGACCTCCAGTGCGCGACGGTGACCGTGCCGATCGACTACGCGCACCCCGGCGCGGGCACGCTCGACCTGGCACTGGCCCGCTACCGGGCGACCGGCCCGTCGCGGGGCTCGGTCCTGCTGAACTTCGGCGGGCCCGGCGGAGCGGGCGTCGGCGAATTCACCTCGGGCGGCAAGCAGTTCATGGATCTGACCAACGGCTACGACGTGGTCACCTTCGATCCGCGCGGCGTCGGCCGGTCCTCCCCCGTCAGCTGCGGCGACGGCCAGGGGCTGACGGTGGCGACGGAGGGCAGTCCCGACATCGGCCGCCCGCAGGCGCTGCTGAAGCGGCTGCGGCAGGACGCCGACCGGTGCGCACGGCACTCCGGCCCGGTCCTCGCGCACATAGGCACCGTGAACGCGGCCCGGGACATGGACGTCATCCGCCAGGCCCTCGGCGACAAGAAGCTGAACTACCTCGGCTTCTCCTACGGCACACGGCTCGGTGCCGTGTACGCGGCACAGTTCCCGCACAACGTGGGCCGGATGGCGCTGGACGGCGTGGACACCCTGACCGAGCCGCTGTCCGAACAGGGGCTGGTGGGCGCCGAGGGACAGCAGACGGCACTGGACGACTTCCTGGACTGGTGTACGACGGACGTCGCCTGCCCGTTCGGACAGGACACGCGGGCGGCCGGGGACCAGGTCCTGCAGCTCGTGCGGTCACTGGACGAGAATCCGGTGCCCACGGACTTCGGGGGCGCGTTCTCCGGACAGGACCTGGTGGGCGCCATCGGACAGGCCCTCTACAGCAATGAGCTGTGGCCCTCCCTGGAGCGTGCGCTGGCCTCCCTGATCGAGGACGGCGACACACGGCGCGTACTCAGCTTCTCCTCCGGCGGCGACTTCGCCGCGCCGGTGCGGCAAGGCGGCCAGGGACAGGGCCGCGACCACAAGAACGACCACAAGAAGAAGCAGGACGGCGGCCTCGTGGACGCCCAGGACGTCCCCGCCGACAACCTGCCGGCCGCGCTGATGGCCATCAACTGCGCGGACGACCCCGACCGGCCCACCGCGACGCGGATCACCAAGGACCTGAAGGACCTGCGGGCCGCCTACGACGAGGCGTCCCCGGTCTTCGGCCGGTTCCGGCTCACCCAGCTGCTGATGTGCTATGGCCGCCCCAAGGGCACCGACTTCATCCGCGACCGGGTGAAGAACGTCCCGTCGGCCAGGATGCTGTTGGTGGGCACGCGCGGCGACCCGGCGACGCCGTACCGCTGGACCGAGGAGACGGCGCGGCGGCTCGGGCCGGCGGCCGTGGTGCTCGACAACAAGGGCGAGGGACACACCGGCTACTCGTCGTCCAAGTGCGTGCACCGCAAGATCGACGATTTCCTGCTGTACGGCTCCCTGCCGCCCAGCGGCAGCTCCTGCCCGGCGGACAGGGACGCCTGGAGCTCCACCGCGAACACCTCCAACTGGTGA